A part of Oncorhynchus clarkii lewisi isolate Uvic-CL-2024 chromosome 17, UVic_Ocla_1.0, whole genome shotgun sequence genomic DNA contains:
- the LOC139371082 gene encoding receptor tyrosine-protein kinase erbB-3-like isoform X2 codes for MRMTGLRQVFALCVTLTWLQFTCAQTQEVICSGTQNALSVTGSSQTQYTLMKDMYSGCEIVMGNLEITMMEHWRDFTFLQSIREVTGYILIAINQFSRLPLDQLRIIRGTTLFEERFALAVLVNYQKDGQHGLEELGLTHLTEILEGGVQIIQNKFLSYTPQVNWLDIVKDGASEVIINENGPEQPCDEACPGPCWGSRNDTCQILTKTVCAPQCNGRCFGRSPSECCHMECAGGCTGPLDTDCFACRNFNNSGSCVPQCPQTLIYNKHTFKLEPNPSAKYQYGSICVAQCPTNFVVDGSSCVSSCPPYKTEVEKKGVKRCEPCGGLCPKACQGTGTASRQTVDSQNIDSFINCTKIQGSLHFLVTGIKGDPYNNITALDPEKLKIFRTVREITDILSIQSWPETLTDLSVFSNLTTIQGRTLYRGYSLLVMRIPSLTSLGLRSLRRINDGGVYITGNKKLCYHHTVNWTRLFSSSSRPQRRQKNIDVKENRLQSQCVEEGHMCDPLCSLEGCWGPGPDQCMSCKNFNRGGTCVHQCRFLTGEGREFAGPKGECMPCHSECEVQEGRFTCTGPGANKCVVCASLRDGPHCVSSCPEGVMGEKGLIFKYPNQQRRCEPCHLNCTQGCSGPGIGDCLDSSRLTTSQPIIGIVLGVLAVVIVGISIFVMSVLYRRGLAIRRKRAMRRYLASGESLEPLDPAEKGVKVHARILKVKELRKIKLLGTGVFGSIHKGIWIPEGDSVKIPVAIKTIHDRTGRQTFHEITDHMLAMGSLDHQYIVRLLGVCPGASLQLVTQLSTQGSLLEHIRLYRDSLDPQRLLNWCVQIAKGMYYLEEHRMVHRNLAARNVLLKSDYMVQISDYGIADLLYPDDKKYFYNEVKTPIKWMALESILFRRYTHQSDVWSYGVTVWEMMSYGAEPYSTMRPQEVPDLLEKGERLSQPHICTIDVYMVMVKCWMIDENVRPTFKELANEFTRMARDPPRYLVIKGDCSPSDSPSDDSHHRVTELDHMEAGLEDQDEERLGDGMATPPLYLSQARSLSRLSRMESHRGVHSSQAGYLPMTPGLDNSQMVWSPASRSRLNSARTVSESSEGRGTLVELEMSEDLAGSLQRKRHREDSAYMSQRDSMSGVLSETPSPDTEGEEDQNGYVLPGLGDSPERDTLLSSSRVTLPHGRTSKVPSYPSGPSEDNDSSCEEYEYMNKQAFMMTLSPRQQPGHSKDGHWLKMNKRQRSSLPSLDTEYTECTGHRTSAGENRGGQTKHEEHQDYEFPALNSDSDKMEERGSGNVEYEYMDIRSVGPEASERPDDPPTRVVPHPGAMPKQRMRDEREVEEEDDEYVEEDDYHYTNRQPKLRQALRSREGLRMQRGGEGEVDEYEDMDSLAAPGAGDPVEYENLQGEGEGVVGGMGGQHTGMGAFVKVRAGVGVGEPGGGDRSFDNPDYWQSRLFLKPNAVST; via the exons TGATATGCTCCGGCACCCAGAACGCACTGAGCGTGACAGGAAGTTCACAGACGCAGTACACACTGATGAAGGATATGTACAGTGGCTGTGAGATTGTCATGGGCAATCTGGAGATAACCATGATGGAACATTGGAGGGATTTCACTTTTCTACAG tCTATCAGAGAAGTGACAGGCTACATCCTCATAGCCATTAACCAGTTCAGCCGGCTGCCGCTGGACCAGCTCCGTATCATCAGAGGCACCACTCTGTTCGAGGAGCGCTTTGCTCTGGCTGTCCTCGTCAACTACCAGAAGGACGGCCAACACGGACTGGAGGAGCTGGGCCTCACACACCTCACAG aGATCCTGGAGGGAGGGGTGCAGATCATTCAGAATAAGTTCCTGAGCTACACCCCTCAGGTGAACTGGCTGGACATAGTGAAGGATGGAGCCTCTGAGGTCATCATCAACGAGAACGGGCCTGAAC AGCCATGTGATGAGGCATGCCCAGGTCCATGTTGGGGGTCCAGGAATGACACCTGCCAGATCT tgACGAAGACAGTGTGTGCCCCTCAGTGTAATGGCCGCTGCTTTGGGAGGAGTCCCAGTGAGTGCTGTCATATGGAGTGTGCAGGAGGTTGCACCGGACCCCTGGACACAGACTGCTTT GCCTGCCGCAACTTCAACAACTCAGGCTCCTGTGTGCCGCAGTGTCCCCAGACCCTCATCTACAACAAGCACACCTTCAAACTGGAGCCCAACCCCAGCGCCAAGTACCAGTACGGCTCCATTTGCGTGGCCCAGTGCCCCA CTAATTTTGTGGTGGACGGGAGCTCGTGTGTGAGCAGTTGCCCCCCTTATAAGACGGAGGTGGAGAAGAAAGGAGTGAAGAGGTGTGAGCCCTGTGGAGGCCTCTGTCCCAAAG cttGTCAAGGAACAGGCACAGCCTCTAGACAGACAGTGGACTCTCAGAACATTGACAGTTTCATCAACTGCACCAAGATCCAGGGCAGCCTTCACTTTCTGGTCACCGGGATCAAAGG TGATCCCTACAACAACATCACAGCTTTGGATCcagagaaactgaagatcttcaGAACTGTGCGAGAGATcacag ACATTCTGAGTATCCAGTCATGGCCGGAAACTCTGACAGACCTGTCAGTGTTCTCCAACTTGACAACCATACAAGGAAGAACCCTTTACAG GGGCTACTCCCTGCTGGTGATGCGCATCCCGTCTCTGACATCTCTGGGGCTGCGCTCGCTACGGAGGATCAACGACGGCGGCGTCTACATCACAGGAAACAAGAAGCTGTGCTACCACCACACCGTCAACTGGACACGCCTCTTCAGCAGCAGCTCCCGCCCACAGCGCCGCCAGAAGAACATTGACGTCAAGGAGAATCGTCTCCAGAGCCAGTGTG ttgaggAGGGGCACATGTGTGACCCACTGTGTTCGTTGGAGGGGTGTTGGGGTCCTGGTCCGGACCAGTGTATGTCCTGTAAGAACTTCAACCGAGGAGGAACCTGTGTCCATCAGTGCAGATTTCTCACTGG GGAGGGGCGTGAGTTTGCAGGTCCAAAGGGCGAATGTATGCCCTGTCACTCAGAGTGTGAGGTCCAGGAGGGACGGTTCACCTGCACAGGACCG GGAGCTAataagtgtgtggtgtgtgccaGTCTGAGGGACGGTCCCCACTGTGTGTCCTCATGCCCTGAGGGAGTGATGGGGGAGAAGGGTCTCATCTTTAAGTACCCCAACCAGCAGAGACGCTGTGAGCCCTGCCACCTCAACTGCACCCAGGG TTGCTCAGGGCCAGGCATTGGGGACTGTTTGGACTCGTCCAGATTAACCACTAG CCAACCCATTATAGGCATTGTTCTGGGAGTTTTGGCAGTGGTGATAGTGGGCATCTCTATCTTTGTGATGAGTGTTCTGTACCGCCGAGGTCTTGCCATCCGGCGCAAGAGAGCCATGAGGAGATACCTGGCGagtggagag AGTTTAGAGCCCTTGGACCCTGCTGAGAAGGGGGTCAAAGTTCATGCGAGGATCCTGAAGGTCAAGGAGCTCCGTAAGATCAAGCTGCTGGGCACCGGGGTGTTTGGCTCCATCCACAAG GGCATTTGGATTCCTGAGGGAGATTCAGTGAAGATCCCCGTGGCCATAAAGACTATTCATGATCGAACGGGGCGGCAGACCTTCCATGAGATCACAGAC CACATGTTGGCGATGGGTAGCTTGGACCACCAGTACATAGTCAGGCTCTTAGGCGTCTGTCCAGGTGCAAGTCTCCAGCTGGTCACCCAGCTCAGCACTCAGGGCTCCTTACTGGAGCACATCAGGCTCTACAGGGATAGCCTGGACCCACAGAGGCTGCTCAACTGGTGTGTGCAGATTGCCAAG GGTATGTACTATTTGGAGGAACACAGGATGGTCCACAGAAACCTGGCagccaggaatgttctcttgaaAAGTGACTATATGGTCCAGATATCTGACTATGGCATCGCAGACCTGCTATACCCTGACGACAAGAAGTACTTCTACAATGAGGTCAAG ACACCTATCAAATGGATGGCTCTGGAGAGCATCTTGTTCCGCAGATACACACATCAAAGTGATGTCTGGAGCTATG GAGTGACAGTGTGGGAGATGATGTCATACGGGGCGGAGCCCTACTCAACGATGCGTCCACAGGAAGTGCCTGACCTGCTGGAGAAGGGCGAGCGTCTCTCCCAGCCACACATCTGTACCATAGATGTTTACATGGTCATGGTCAAGT GCTGGATGATTGACGAGAATGTCCGTCCCACCTTCAAGGAACTGGCCAATGAGTTTACCAGAATGGCCAGGGACCCACCTCGGTACCTTGTGATCAAG GGGGACTGCAGCCCGTCGGACTCTCCCTCAGACGATTCTCACCACCGAGTTACAGAGCTGGATCACATGGAGGCAGGGCTGGAGGACCAGGATGAGGAGAGGCTAGGGGACGGCATGGccacacctcctctctatctgtcACAGGCCAGGAGTCTTTCTCGACTCTCACGAATGGAAAGCCACAGG GGTGTTCACAGCAGTCAGGCTGGATACCTGCCCATGACCCCAGGACTGGATAACTCTCAG ATGGTGTGGTCCCCAGCATCTCGCTCTCGCCTCAACTCCGCCCGCACTGTGTCAGAGAGCTCCGAGGGGCGGGGCACGTTGGTGGAGCTGGAGATGAGCGAGGACTTGGCTGGCAGCCTGCAGAGGAAGCGGCATCGGGAGGACAGTGCCTacatgtcccagagggacagcaTGTCAGGGGTGCTGTCTGAGACCCCCTCCCCTgacacagagggggaggaggaccaAAACGGATACGTGCTCCCCGGACTGGGTGACAGTCCAGAGAGAG ATACGCTACTGTCTAGCTCACGGGTCACCCTTCCTCACGGGAGGACGTCCAAGGTTCCATCATACCCGTCAGGACCCTCGGAGGACAATGACAGTTCCTGTGAAGAATATGAGTACATGAACAAACAGGCGTTCATGATGACTCTCTCCCCCAGGCAGCAGCCTGGCCACTCCAAAGATGGCCATTGGTTGAAGATGAACAAGAGGCAACGCTCTTCTCTGCCATCCCTGGACACAGAGTATACAGAATGCACGGGGCACAGGACATCAGCTGGGGAGAACAGGGGAGGCCAAACCAAGCATGAAGAACACCAGGACTATGAATTCCCTGCCCTCAACTCTGATTCAGACAAAATGGAGGAAAGGGGCTCTGGTAACGTTGAATATGAGTACATGGACATTCGAAGTGTTGGACCAGAGGCCAGTGAAAGACCAGACGATCCCCCAACACGAGTTGTCCCTCATCCTGGAGCTATGCCCAAACAGCGgatgagagacgagagagaggtggaggaagaggacgaTGAATACGTAGAAGAGGACGACTATCATTACACTAACAGGCAACCCAAGCTGCGGCAGGCTCTGCGAAGCAGGGAGGGGCTGAGgatgcagagaggaggagagggagaggtggatgaGTACGAGGACATGGATTCCCTGGCTGCCCCTGGAGCTGGGGACCCAGTGGAGTATGAGAATTtgcagggagaaggtgagggtgTAGTGGGGGGCATGGGGGGTCAGCACACAGGGATGGGGGCATTTGTAAAAGTGCGTGCAGGGGTAGGGGTGGGGGAGCCTGGTGGCGGAGATCGCTCATTTGACAATCCAGACTACTGGCAGAGCAGGTTGTTCCTGAAGCCTAACGCTGTGAGCACGTAG
- the LOC139371082 gene encoding receptor tyrosine-protein kinase erbB-3-like isoform X1 translates to MRMTGLRQVFALCVTLTWLQFTCAQTQEVICSGTQNALSVTGSSQTQYTLMKDMYSGCEIVMGNLEITMMEHWRDFTFLQSIREVTGYILIAINQFSRLPLDQLRIIRGTTLFEERFALAVLVNYQKDGQHGLEELGLTHLTEILEGGVQIIQNKFLSYTPQVNWLDIVKDGASEVIINENGPEQPCDEACPGPCWGSRNDTCQILTKTVCAPQCNGRCFGRSPSECCHMECAGGCTGPLDTDCFACRNFNNSGSCVPQCPQTLIYNKHTFKLEPNPSAKYQYGSICVAQCPTNFVVDGSSCVSSCPPYKTEVEKKGVKRCEPCGGLCPKACQGTGTASRQTVDSQNIDSFINCTKIQGSLHFLVTGIKGDPYNNITALDPEKLKIFRTVREITDILSIQSWPETLTDLSVFSNLTTIQGRTLYRGGRSKRGYSLLVMRIPSLTSLGLRSLRRINDGGVYITGNKKLCYHHTVNWTRLFSSSSRPQRRQKNIDVKENRLQSQCVEEGHMCDPLCSLEGCWGPGPDQCMSCKNFNRGGTCVHQCRFLTGEGREFAGPKGECMPCHSECEVQEGRFTCTGPGANKCVVCASLRDGPHCVSSCPEGVMGEKGLIFKYPNQQRRCEPCHLNCTQGCSGPGIGDCLDSSRLTTSQPIIGIVLGVLAVVIVGISIFVMSVLYRRGLAIRRKRAMRRYLASGESLEPLDPAEKGVKVHARILKVKELRKIKLLGTGVFGSIHKGIWIPEGDSVKIPVAIKTIHDRTGRQTFHEITDHMLAMGSLDHQYIVRLLGVCPGASLQLVTQLSTQGSLLEHIRLYRDSLDPQRLLNWCVQIAKGMYYLEEHRMVHRNLAARNVLLKSDYMVQISDYGIADLLYPDDKKYFYNEVKTPIKWMALESILFRRYTHQSDVWSYGVTVWEMMSYGAEPYSTMRPQEVPDLLEKGERLSQPHICTIDVYMVMVKCWMIDENVRPTFKELANEFTRMARDPPRYLVIKGDCSPSDSPSDDSHHRVTELDHMEAGLEDQDEERLGDGMATPPLYLSQARSLSRLSRMESHRGVHSSQAGYLPMTPGLDNSQMVWSPASRSRLNSARTVSESSEGRGTLVELEMSEDLAGSLQRKRHREDSAYMSQRDSMSGVLSETPSPDTEGEEDQNGYVLPGLGDSPERDTLLSSSRVTLPHGRTSKVPSYPSGPSEDNDSSCEEYEYMNKQAFMMTLSPRQQPGHSKDGHWLKMNKRQRSSLPSLDTEYTECTGHRTSAGENRGGQTKHEEHQDYEFPALNSDSDKMEERGSGNVEYEYMDIRSVGPEASERPDDPPTRVVPHPGAMPKQRMRDEREVEEEDDEYVEEDDYHYTNRQPKLRQALRSREGLRMQRGGEGEVDEYEDMDSLAAPGAGDPVEYENLQGEGEGVVGGMGGQHTGMGAFVKVRAGVGVGEPGGGDRSFDNPDYWQSRLFLKPNAVST, encoded by the exons TGATATGCTCCGGCACCCAGAACGCACTGAGCGTGACAGGAAGTTCACAGACGCAGTACACACTGATGAAGGATATGTACAGTGGCTGTGAGATTGTCATGGGCAATCTGGAGATAACCATGATGGAACATTGGAGGGATTTCACTTTTCTACAG tCTATCAGAGAAGTGACAGGCTACATCCTCATAGCCATTAACCAGTTCAGCCGGCTGCCGCTGGACCAGCTCCGTATCATCAGAGGCACCACTCTGTTCGAGGAGCGCTTTGCTCTGGCTGTCCTCGTCAACTACCAGAAGGACGGCCAACACGGACTGGAGGAGCTGGGCCTCACACACCTCACAG aGATCCTGGAGGGAGGGGTGCAGATCATTCAGAATAAGTTCCTGAGCTACACCCCTCAGGTGAACTGGCTGGACATAGTGAAGGATGGAGCCTCTGAGGTCATCATCAACGAGAACGGGCCTGAAC AGCCATGTGATGAGGCATGCCCAGGTCCATGTTGGGGGTCCAGGAATGACACCTGCCAGATCT tgACGAAGACAGTGTGTGCCCCTCAGTGTAATGGCCGCTGCTTTGGGAGGAGTCCCAGTGAGTGCTGTCATATGGAGTGTGCAGGAGGTTGCACCGGACCCCTGGACACAGACTGCTTT GCCTGCCGCAACTTCAACAACTCAGGCTCCTGTGTGCCGCAGTGTCCCCAGACCCTCATCTACAACAAGCACACCTTCAAACTGGAGCCCAACCCCAGCGCCAAGTACCAGTACGGCTCCATTTGCGTGGCCCAGTGCCCCA CTAATTTTGTGGTGGACGGGAGCTCGTGTGTGAGCAGTTGCCCCCCTTATAAGACGGAGGTGGAGAAGAAAGGAGTGAAGAGGTGTGAGCCCTGTGGAGGCCTCTGTCCCAAAG cttGTCAAGGAACAGGCACAGCCTCTAGACAGACAGTGGACTCTCAGAACATTGACAGTTTCATCAACTGCACCAAGATCCAGGGCAGCCTTCACTTTCTGGTCACCGGGATCAAAGG TGATCCCTACAACAACATCACAGCTTTGGATCcagagaaactgaagatcttcaGAACTGTGCGAGAGATcacag ACATTCTGAGTATCCAGTCATGGCCGGAAACTCTGACAGACCTGTCAGTGTTCTCCAACTTGACAACCATACAAGGAAGAACCCTTTACAG AGGAGGGCGCTCTAAAAG GGGCTACTCCCTGCTGGTGATGCGCATCCCGTCTCTGACATCTCTGGGGCTGCGCTCGCTACGGAGGATCAACGACGGCGGCGTCTACATCACAGGAAACAAGAAGCTGTGCTACCACCACACCGTCAACTGGACACGCCTCTTCAGCAGCAGCTCCCGCCCACAGCGCCGCCAGAAGAACATTGACGTCAAGGAGAATCGTCTCCAGAGCCAGTGTG ttgaggAGGGGCACATGTGTGACCCACTGTGTTCGTTGGAGGGGTGTTGGGGTCCTGGTCCGGACCAGTGTATGTCCTGTAAGAACTTCAACCGAGGAGGAACCTGTGTCCATCAGTGCAGATTTCTCACTGG GGAGGGGCGTGAGTTTGCAGGTCCAAAGGGCGAATGTATGCCCTGTCACTCAGAGTGTGAGGTCCAGGAGGGACGGTTCACCTGCACAGGACCG GGAGCTAataagtgtgtggtgtgtgccaGTCTGAGGGACGGTCCCCACTGTGTGTCCTCATGCCCTGAGGGAGTGATGGGGGAGAAGGGTCTCATCTTTAAGTACCCCAACCAGCAGAGACGCTGTGAGCCCTGCCACCTCAACTGCACCCAGGG TTGCTCAGGGCCAGGCATTGGGGACTGTTTGGACTCGTCCAGATTAACCACTAG CCAACCCATTATAGGCATTGTTCTGGGAGTTTTGGCAGTGGTGATAGTGGGCATCTCTATCTTTGTGATGAGTGTTCTGTACCGCCGAGGTCTTGCCATCCGGCGCAAGAGAGCCATGAGGAGATACCTGGCGagtggagag AGTTTAGAGCCCTTGGACCCTGCTGAGAAGGGGGTCAAAGTTCATGCGAGGATCCTGAAGGTCAAGGAGCTCCGTAAGATCAAGCTGCTGGGCACCGGGGTGTTTGGCTCCATCCACAAG GGCATTTGGATTCCTGAGGGAGATTCAGTGAAGATCCCCGTGGCCATAAAGACTATTCATGATCGAACGGGGCGGCAGACCTTCCATGAGATCACAGAC CACATGTTGGCGATGGGTAGCTTGGACCACCAGTACATAGTCAGGCTCTTAGGCGTCTGTCCAGGTGCAAGTCTCCAGCTGGTCACCCAGCTCAGCACTCAGGGCTCCTTACTGGAGCACATCAGGCTCTACAGGGATAGCCTGGACCCACAGAGGCTGCTCAACTGGTGTGTGCAGATTGCCAAG GGTATGTACTATTTGGAGGAACACAGGATGGTCCACAGAAACCTGGCagccaggaatgttctcttgaaAAGTGACTATATGGTCCAGATATCTGACTATGGCATCGCAGACCTGCTATACCCTGACGACAAGAAGTACTTCTACAATGAGGTCAAG ACACCTATCAAATGGATGGCTCTGGAGAGCATCTTGTTCCGCAGATACACACATCAAAGTGATGTCTGGAGCTATG GAGTGACAGTGTGGGAGATGATGTCATACGGGGCGGAGCCCTACTCAACGATGCGTCCACAGGAAGTGCCTGACCTGCTGGAGAAGGGCGAGCGTCTCTCCCAGCCACACATCTGTACCATAGATGTTTACATGGTCATGGTCAAGT GCTGGATGATTGACGAGAATGTCCGTCCCACCTTCAAGGAACTGGCCAATGAGTTTACCAGAATGGCCAGGGACCCACCTCGGTACCTTGTGATCAAG GGGGACTGCAGCCCGTCGGACTCTCCCTCAGACGATTCTCACCACCGAGTTACAGAGCTGGATCACATGGAGGCAGGGCTGGAGGACCAGGATGAGGAGAGGCTAGGGGACGGCATGGccacacctcctctctatctgtcACAGGCCAGGAGTCTTTCTCGACTCTCACGAATGGAAAGCCACAGG GGTGTTCACAGCAGTCAGGCTGGATACCTGCCCATGACCCCAGGACTGGATAACTCTCAG ATGGTGTGGTCCCCAGCATCTCGCTCTCGCCTCAACTCCGCCCGCACTGTGTCAGAGAGCTCCGAGGGGCGGGGCACGTTGGTGGAGCTGGAGATGAGCGAGGACTTGGCTGGCAGCCTGCAGAGGAAGCGGCATCGGGAGGACAGTGCCTacatgtcccagagggacagcaTGTCAGGGGTGCTGTCTGAGACCCCCTCCCCTgacacagagggggaggaggaccaAAACGGATACGTGCTCCCCGGACTGGGTGACAGTCCAGAGAGAG ATACGCTACTGTCTAGCTCACGGGTCACCCTTCCTCACGGGAGGACGTCCAAGGTTCCATCATACCCGTCAGGACCCTCGGAGGACAATGACAGTTCCTGTGAAGAATATGAGTACATGAACAAACAGGCGTTCATGATGACTCTCTCCCCCAGGCAGCAGCCTGGCCACTCCAAAGATGGCCATTGGTTGAAGATGAACAAGAGGCAACGCTCTTCTCTGCCATCCCTGGACACAGAGTATACAGAATGCACGGGGCACAGGACATCAGCTGGGGAGAACAGGGGAGGCCAAACCAAGCATGAAGAACACCAGGACTATGAATTCCCTGCCCTCAACTCTGATTCAGACAAAATGGAGGAAAGGGGCTCTGGTAACGTTGAATATGAGTACATGGACATTCGAAGTGTTGGACCAGAGGCCAGTGAAAGACCAGACGATCCCCCAACACGAGTTGTCCCTCATCCTGGAGCTATGCCCAAACAGCGgatgagagacgagagagaggtggaggaagaggacgaTGAATACGTAGAAGAGGACGACTATCATTACACTAACAGGCAACCCAAGCTGCGGCAGGCTCTGCGAAGCAGGGAGGGGCTGAGgatgcagagaggaggagagggagaggtggatgaGTACGAGGACATGGATTCCCTGGCTGCCCCTGGAGCTGGGGACCCAGTGGAGTATGAGAATTtgcagggagaaggtgagggtgTAGTGGGGGGCATGGGGGGTCAGCACACAGGGATGGGGGCATTTGTAAAAGTGCGTGCAGGGGTAGGGGTGGGGGAGCCTGGTGGCGGAGATCGCTCATTTGACAATCCAGACTACTGGCAGAGCAGGTTGTTCCTGAAGCCTAACGCTGTGAGCACGTAG